In a single window of the Photobacterium profundum SS9 genome:
- the cpaB gene encoding Flp pilus assembly protein CpaB, with protein sequence MAKGKIFLTLFISIMMGLGALILANNWLQSKQANLNAQTKPSEPVTQVEVQIKEVMKEEPKVPRVMAQQRIPLGTKIEAKHLSIEYYPTDLVKSKGYETPEQVVGMLARNEIFEGDLLRKERLVTPGEGTTLAALISPNMRAVTIRVNDVIGVAGFLLPGDFVDVIYIKEKSNNAITVLKKIKILAVDQTARTDDSKPVIVRAVTLELTPKQAESLVTAKSKGELQLSLRNPNDIEQKKRVYRRTTDAITIIKGTDTSRVNVRI encoded by the coding sequence ATGGCTAAAGGCAAGATATTTCTGACCTTATTCATTTCAATCATGATGGGTCTTGGCGCGTTAATATTGGCTAACAACTGGTTACAATCAAAACAAGCCAATCTCAATGCGCAAACTAAACCATCAGAACCAGTTACTCAGGTTGAAGTTCAAATAAAAGAAGTTATGAAAGAAGAACCTAAAGTACCAAGAGTAATGGCTCAACAAAGAATTCCACTGGGCACAAAAATTGAAGCTAAGCATCTTAGCATCGAATACTACCCGACAGATTTAGTAAAAAGTAAAGGGTATGAAACACCAGAACAAGTCGTGGGCATGCTTGCTCGGAATGAAATATTTGAAGGTGACCTATTACGAAAAGAACGCCTTGTAACGCCAGGAGAAGGGACAACGCTTGCCGCTTTAATTTCACCGAATATGCGTGCCGTTACCATTCGAGTGAATGATGTTATTGGTGTAGCAGGGTTCTTATTACCCGGTGATTTTGTCGATGTTATCTACATCAAAGAAAAATCAAACAACGCTATAACAGTATTAAAGAAAATTAAAATTCTCGCGGTCGATCAAACAGCCCGAACAGATGATTCAAAACCCGTTATTGTTCGTGCTGTCACATTAGAATTAACCCCGAAACAAGCTGAGTCTTTAGTCACCGCTAAATCTAAAGGTGAATTACAGCTTTCACTGCGTAATCCCAATGATATTGAACAAAAAAAGCGTGTTTATCGTCGCACAACCGATGCAATAACCATTATTAAAGGGACTGACACAAGCCGTGTCAACGTACGCATATAG
- a CDS encoding ATP-binding protein — MMHSASSVIAESTNPNDLLPKPRTIEQTGIPSRLLESLLLKHLSQAIDLDVPHLSQSMALPGNLIDILAQKLKAEALVEVRSDLRIDKGIRYALTKKGMLFSQHELQRDGYLGPTPIPLSLYKKIVTSQSLNKESVTPDSLKKGLSDLILPEKLVGQLGPALNSGRAIFIYGLPGTGKTYVSRRLVRMFNSNVYIPHSVCIGHQILQVYDPIIHEKVNSTPATSAQSLRLDNGHDERLLLCKRPEVVVGGELTDKMFEVSYDITHKINCAPLQMKANNGIFLIDDLGRQRVSVDTILNRWIVPLEEKIDYLSMASGEHFDIPFEQVLVFSSNIHPAKLADDAFLRRIGYKIEFEPISISDYQYLWQQQGLFHDLSIPSESLKHVIDTLHKNHNIPLLPCYPRDLVTMCRNQIDFFQLEKHITPSLIDSVWSSYFVDRAEHDVLGGTHG, encoded by the coding sequence ATGATGCATTCTGCTTCTTCAGTTATCGCTGAATCAACGAATCCTAATGATTTGCTTCCTAAACCACGAACCATTGAGCAAACGGGGATTCCTTCACGGCTGCTTGAAAGTTTACTGTTAAAACATTTATCTCAAGCCATTGATTTAGATGTGCCTCACCTTTCACAGTCGATGGCATTACCCGGTAACCTTATCGATATTTTAGCCCAAAAACTCAAAGCAGAAGCGCTGGTAGAAGTGCGGTCTGATTTAAGAATCGACAAAGGTATCCGTTATGCGCTAACCAAGAAAGGGATGTTATTTTCCCAGCATGAGTTACAACGCGATGGATATCTTGGGCCGACCCCTATTCCTCTTTCACTTTATAAAAAAATTGTCACCTCTCAAAGTTTGAATAAAGAATCAGTGACGCCTGATAGTTTAAAAAAAGGGCTAAGCGATTTAATATTGCCAGAAAAATTGGTTGGTCAGTTAGGGCCTGCACTTAACTCAGGCAGAGCCATCTTTATTTACGGTTTGCCAGGCACGGGTAAAACTTATGTTTCTCGTCGCCTTGTAAGAATGTTCAATTCTAACGTCTATATTCCTCATTCAGTGTGTATCGGGCATCAAATATTACAAGTTTACGACCCGATTATTCATGAAAAAGTGAATTCTACACCCGCAACCTCAGCGCAAAGTTTACGCCTAGATAACGGGCATGATGAGCGACTTCTTTTATGTAAACGGCCTGAAGTCGTGGTCGGTGGTGAGCTAACCGATAAAATGTTTGAAGTCTCTTATGATATAACCCATAAAATAAACTGTGCCCCTCTTCAAATGAAGGCCAATAACGGTATTTTTCTTATTGATGATCTTGGCCGTCAGAGAGTCTCTGTAGATACAATACTCAATCGCTGGATTGTTCCTTTAGAAGAAAAAATCGACTATCTCTCCATGGCTTCGGGTGAGCATTTTGATATTCCATTCGAACAAGTATTGGTTTTTTCTTCTAACATCCACCCAGCCAAGCTTGCCGACGATGCATTTCTTCGTCGTATTGGTTACAAAATTGAATTTGAACCGATATCGATTAGTGATTATCAATATCTATGGCAACAACAGGGTTTATTTCATGATTTAAGCATTCCAAGTGAAAGCCTTAAGCATGTTATCGACACACTCCATAAGAATCATAATATTCCGTTATTACCTTGCTACCCAAGAGATCTTGTGACCATGTGTCGCAATCAAATTGATTTTTTCCAGCTTGAAAAACATATAACCCCATCACTTATTGATAGTGTCTGGAGCAGCTATTTTGTTGATCGTGCTGAGCATGATGTATTAGGAGGTACACATGGCTAA
- the mrcB gene encoding penicillin-binding protein 1B: MSDKHKQHEPSSPLDDSKTAPESASPDGKQPTPTSPNPTPPKKTKRVWIKRSLIGAVILGSVSMVWMGFSLNQAVSEKFEGQLWQLPSVVYARELTLQPGAPIRFDDLVNELKVLKYRKVASPKQSGEYSVSRQRVELVRRPFEFKEGIEGARHVVVDFDYASIKRISEVESNRELGFLRVEPKMLGMLEAKAEEQRIYLPKDEMPEHLIQALLTTEDRNFYEHDGVSPVAIARAFLANLKAGRTVQGGSTLTQQLTKNLFLSSERSLWRKFKEAYMALIIDYRYDKDQILDGYLNQVYLAQSGADAIHGFALGARFYFGRPLSELRVDQQALLVGLVKGPSYYNPWRYPERVKQRRDLILSMMMDSKQLEPADYEAAIKLPLDLQEKGQIANRQPAYFEQIKRELKANVGDDYQPDKGLRLFTSLDPLSQEKAELAVRQTVPKLEKKAGKELETAVVIADRMSGEIRAMVGGSRPGYAGFNRAIDAKRQIGSIVKPAIYLAALEQPERFSLATSLKDRPLTLKGAKGENWSPRNYDRQYRGEVPLYQALAKSYNIPTVNLGLAVGLDTVIDTLDKLGVDRKEVPKLPSMLLGAFTLTPLQVTQMYQTIASGGHKAELTALSAVTDGKGNIIYQNWPTSSPAVPAQAAWLTMYGMQKVVSTGTGRYLNAQFPSSHLAGKTGTTDKNRDSWYVGIDGREVVTVWMGRDDNKGINLTGSSGALRLYSDYIKQRDPEALVLRRPAQITNFTYSQSQNGTYSASCVGQSKLPAWDPKGNLQPSCVKSVEGFLQKLFSW; encoded by the coding sequence ATGTCAGATAAACACAAACAGCACGAACCAAGCTCACCACTTGATGATTCTAAGACAGCACCAGAATCAGCGTCTCCCGACGGTAAGCAACCGACTCCTACGTCACCAAATCCTACTCCACCAAAGAAGACGAAACGTGTGTGGATTAAGCGCTCGCTGATTGGTGCCGTAATATTGGGTTCGGTTAGCATGGTATGGATGGGTTTTTCACTTAACCAAGCCGTAAGTGAAAAATTTGAAGGGCAACTTTGGCAGTTACCTTCGGTTGTCTATGCGCGTGAACTGACTCTTCAGCCGGGTGCTCCCATTCGATTTGATGATTTAGTTAACGAACTTAAGGTATTAAAATACAGAAAAGTTGCCTCACCAAAGCAAAGTGGTGAGTATTCGGTAAGCCGTCAGCGTGTTGAGCTTGTACGCCGTCCCTTTGAATTTAAAGAAGGCATTGAAGGCGCTCGGCATGTTGTGGTTGATTTTGACTATGCATCGATTAAACGTATTTCAGAAGTCGAGTCAAACCGAGAATTAGGCTTTCTTCGTGTAGAGCCTAAAATGCTGGGTATGTTAGAAGCAAAAGCCGAAGAACAGCGTATTTATTTACCGAAAGATGAAATGCCTGAGCATTTAATTCAAGCTTTGCTCACGACAGAAGATCGTAATTTTTATGAGCATGATGGTGTTTCTCCCGTTGCGATTGCGCGTGCATTTTTAGCTAATCTAAAAGCGGGTAGAACCGTTCAAGGCGGCAGTACGCTTACTCAGCAGTTGACCAAAAACCTTTTCTTAAGTAGTGAACGTAGCTTATGGCGTAAATTCAAAGAAGCGTACATGGCGTTAATCATTGATTACCGTTATGACAAAGATCAGATCCTTGATGGCTACTTAAACCAAGTGTATTTAGCACAAAGCGGGGCAGATGCTATTCATGGTTTTGCGTTGGGAGCACGTTTCTATTTTGGACGCCCTTTGTCTGAATTACGTGTCGACCAACAAGCTTTGCTGGTGGGGTTAGTAAAAGGTCCATCATATTATAATCCATGGCGATACCCTGAGCGTGTGAAACAACGTCGTGATTTAATTCTCAGCATGATGATGGATTCAAAGCAGCTAGAACCGGCAGATTATGAAGCCGCAATAAAGTTACCCTTAGATTTACAAGAAAAAGGTCAGATTGCCAATCGCCAGCCCGCGTATTTTGAGCAAATTAAACGAGAACTAAAAGCGAATGTTGGTGATGACTATCAGCCAGATAAAGGTTTACGATTGTTCACATCACTCGACCCTTTATCGCAAGAAAAAGCAGAATTAGCGGTTCGACAAACGGTGCCCAAATTAGAGAAAAAGGCAGGTAAAGAACTAGAAACTGCCGTTGTTATTGCAGATCGTATGTCTGGCGAAATTCGAGCAATGGTAGGCGGAAGTCGTCCGGGATATGCTGGCTTTAACCGCGCTATTGATGCCAAACGTCAGATTGGTTCTATCGTTAAACCTGCCATCTATCTTGCTGCACTTGAACAGCCAGAACGTTTTTCTCTCGCAACAAGCTTGAAAGATCGACCGCTTACGTTAAAAGGGGCAAAAGGCGAGAATTGGTCGCCACGTAACTATGATCGCCAATACCGTGGTGAAGTGCCGTTGTATCAAGCTTTGGCTAAGTCTTACAATATTCCTACCGTGAATCTTGGCTTGGCTGTTGGGCTTGATACCGTGATTGATACGCTTGATAAGTTGGGTGTCGATCGGAAAGAAGTGCCCAAGTTACCTTCTATGTTATTAGGCGCATTTACATTAACGCCATTACAAGTGACCCAGATGTATCAAACCATTGCGAGTGGTGGTCATAAAGCCGAACTTACAGCATTAAGCGCAGTAACAGATGGTAAAGGCAATATCATTTATCAAAATTGGCCAACATCATCCCCCGCAGTACCTGCACAAGCTGCTTGGTTAACGATGTATGGTATGCAAAAAGTAGTTTCGACTGGTACTGGTCGTTACTTGAATGCACAATTTCCCTCATCACATTTAGCGGGTAAAACAGGTACAACAGATAAAAACCGTGATAGCTGGTATGTCGGTATTGATGGACGAGAAGTTGTGACTGTTTGGATGGGGCGAGATGATAATAAAGGTATTAATCTAACGGGTTCTTCTGGGGCGCTAAGATTGTATTCTGATTATATTAAGCAGCGTGATCCTGAAGCATTAGTGCTACGTCGCCCTGCTCAAATTACGAACTTCACATACAGTCAATCTCAGAATGGTACGTATTCAGCCAGCTGTGTGGGGCAAAGTAAGTTGCCAGCATGGGATCCGAAAGGAAACCTTCAACCCAGTTGCGTTAAGAGCGTGGAAGGCTTTTTACAAAAATTATTTAGTTGGTAA
- a CDS encoding toxin VasX — MANANVDASNQSQDEAGAPSGQCPMQALGIDIVPVRYAIDQEDDEGLGTFGLPEQWQGNAIFQGSLIESDYTLRQLRDGWLYVIADYDQTFHEYEVKGSEFM, encoded by the coding sequence ATGGCTAACGCTAATGTCGACGCATCAAATCAATCTCAAGACGAAGCGGGTGCACCTTCTGGCCAGTGCCCCATGCAAGCGCTTGGCATCGATATTGTGCCTGTGCGTTACGCGATTGATCAAGAAGATGATGAGGGTTTGGGAACGTTTGGTTTACCCGAACAATGGCAAGGTAATGCTATTTTTCAAGGAAGCTTAATCGAATCGGACTATACCCTACGCCAGCTAAGAGATGGCTGGTTGTATGTTATTGCCGATTATGATCAAACCTTTCATGAGTACGAGGTAAAAGGCAGTGAATTTATGTAA
- a CDS encoding NUDIX hydrolase has protein sequence MRLLKSSVHPDIAGLDGTVFHRKAARGIILDGENILMLYTARYHDYTLPGGGIDDGEDAVMGLIRELQEETGAKNIRDIRAFGIYEEYRPWHKPEFDIVHMESYCFVCTIDAELGETRFEDYEIKNGMKPVWMNIHEAIAHNEETIANSDKKGMSIERETFLLKLIVDELLPSPALTSELKKAS, from the coding sequence ATGCGTTTATTAAAGTCTTCTGTGCATCCTGATATTGCAGGTTTAGATGGCACTGTTTTTCATCGTAAAGCGGCTCGCGGTATCATTCTTGACGGTGAAAATATTTTGATGCTTTATACCGCTCGTTATCATGATTACACTTTACCCGGTGGTGGTATTGATGACGGTGAAGATGCAGTAATGGGCTTGATTAGAGAGCTTCAAGAAGAAACGGGTGCGAAAAATATTCGTGATATTCGTGCATTCGGTATTTATGAAGAATACCGCCCTTGGCATAAACCTGAATTTGATATCGTTCATATGGAATCATATTGTTTTGTATGTACCATTGATGCCGAATTAGGTGAGACTCGCTTTGAAGATTACGAAATTAAAAATGGGATGAAACCTGTTTGGATGAATATTCATGAAGCGATTGCCCATAACGAAGAGACGATAGCCAATAGTGATAAAAAAGGCATGTCGATAGAGCGTGAAACCTTTTTGTTGAAATTGATTGTCGATGAGTTGCTACCTTCGCCAGCGTTAACATCTGAATTAAAGAAAGCCAGCTAA
- a CDS encoding DUF4123 domain-containing protein — protein sequence MGKPAARISDNHTCPDKTGKIPHVGGPIAAGSGGLPAARVGDMMVCVGPSDSIAKGSVRFAKRQKMTSHSFEFLALTEPEHLYIILDGNLIENLSDHINAMGSHLKATSLYKSTTLDHLDAISPWIVELSSDDKVPLINWALENQYFDNAAWLFSSNNGHADIVQHFHSLLFVKPPNGGEYIFRFHDPRIASALLQSHYKLGKNNLAEPLNTAWFYKKNRWVSINFTSWKVEKTQSLQPPYCLTDQDIVILSDVTMVTFTDKLDLHINTHFPEWYEDKNRTLPHDIIKLAKQLGFVSERAIFFFTNVLGYLGENVIKNQHYQDIHQLLTKTSLLTPEQRAEKAAELAYQYHQGTQNG from the coding sequence ATGGGTAAACCAGCTGCAAGAATCAGTGATAACCACACCTGCCCAGACAAAACAGGGAAAATCCCCCACGTTGGGGGGCCTATAGCCGCTGGCTCTGGCGGCCTACCCGCAGCCAGAGTTGGCGACATGATGGTATGTGTCGGCCCGTCAGATTCCATCGCCAAAGGATCTGTCAGGTTTGCGAAGAGGCAGAAAATGACATCGCATAGTTTTGAGTTTTTGGCACTCACGGAACCCGAACATCTTTATATTATTTTGGATGGTAATCTCATCGAGAACTTGAGCGACCATATCAATGCAATGGGCAGTCATTTAAAAGCAACGTCCTTGTATAAAAGCACAACATTAGATCACCTCGATGCCATTTCGCCTTGGATCGTTGAACTCTCTTCAGACGATAAAGTGCCATTAATTAACTGGGCCTTAGAAAACCAATATTTCGACAATGCAGCTTGGTTGTTTAGTTCAAACAATGGGCATGCAGATATCGTACAACACTTTCACTCATTACTATTTGTAAAACCCCCCAACGGTGGCGAGTATATTTTTCGCTTTCATGATCCAAGAATCGCCTCAGCTCTCCTTCAATCACATTACAAGCTTGGAAAGAATAATCTTGCTGAGCCTTTAAATACCGCGTGGTTTTATAAAAAAAATCGCTGGGTGTCTATCAACTTTACATCTTGGAAAGTAGAAAAAACGCAAAGCTTACAACCCCCGTACTGCCTAACAGACCAAGATATAGTGATCTTATCTGATGTTACGATGGTGACGTTTACTGACAAGTTAGATCTTCATATTAATACTCACTTTCCCGAGTGGTATGAAGATAAAAACCGAACGCTACCCCATGACATTATAAAGCTAGCTAAACAACTTGGATTTGTTTCAGAGCGCGCTATTTTCTTTTTTACTAATGTATTGGGCTATCTAGGTGAAAACGTCATTAAGAACCAACACTATCAAGATATTCATCAATTACTGACAAAGACAAGCCTATTAACACCCGAACAAAGGGCAGAAAAAGCCGCAGAACTAGCCTATCAATATCATCAAGGAACCCAAAATGGCTAA
- a CDS encoding type II and III secretion system protein family protein — translation MEFTAIKALYNKCMIFISILFFSLFFSTNVSATRTESISVPHNKSRLIEIPGRAKKISVGNPAIADILILRSNKIYVLGKQFGTTNVIIWDSRDQLITVLDVEVTHDLNALKSKLYEFMPNEKISVYTSQNKLVLSGEVSSADKIATAVEIANTFTADGEIINLMAVGGSHQVMLEVTVAEVQRSLVREFDSKFVFAHQSGNWTWGGANGGASVPSNVGIIDPIIDAAISNPLSIDDNGLFASFLSSNTLFAAAFDIAKTNGLAKVLAEPTLTAISIGIYTKWLQINQSAKRRELI, via the coding sequence ATGGAATTTACAGCGATAAAAGCCCTTTACAACAAATGCATGATTTTTATAAGTATTCTGTTTTTCAGTTTATTTTTTTCTACCAATGTTAGTGCGACTAGAACTGAAAGCATCTCAGTTCCACACAATAAATCACGTCTGATTGAAATTCCAGGAAGAGCAAAGAAAATATCTGTTGGTAACCCAGCGATTGCCGATATTTTAATTCTTCGTTCAAACAAGATTTATGTGTTAGGCAAGCAATTCGGCACCACCAACGTCATAATTTGGGATTCAAGAGATCAATTAATCACAGTATTAGATGTCGAAGTTACGCACGACTTGAACGCGTTAAAATCCAAGTTATATGAATTCATGCCCAATGAAAAAATTTCAGTTTATACCAGCCAAAATAAATTAGTGCTAAGTGGTGAGGTCTCTAGCGCTGATAAAATCGCGACCGCGGTTGAAATAGCAAACACCTTCACAGCTGACGGTGAAATTATTAATTTAATGGCTGTTGGTGGCTCACATCAAGTCATGTTAGAGGTTACCGTTGCCGAGGTACAGCGATCATTGGTGCGTGAATTTGATTCTAAATTTGTTTTTGCCCATCAAAGTGGAAATTGGACATGGGGTGGCGCAAATGGTGGAGCAAGTGTGCCTAGTAATGTAGGTATAATAGATCCTATTATAGATGCCGCAATTTCAAACCCACTAAGCATTGACGATAACGGTTTATTCGCAAGTTTCTTAAGCAGTAACACCCTATTTGCTGCCGCTTTTGACATAGCAAAAACAAATGGGTTAGCCAAAGTATTAGCAGAACCCACCTTAACCGCCATAAGCATAGGTATCTACACAAAATGGTTACAAATTAACCAATCGGCCAAGAGAAGGGAACTGATCTAA
- a CDS encoding prepilin peptidase, whose amino-acid sequence MNIVILSVVIYAALYDIRENKIPNHAIVVLIFLGLAQAIISSLEIGSLDFHYLTDALLGLIVGLFVSITLHYLGLFGAGDAKLLAALGIVVGFPNILLLISMSVVFSGALSLLLMICKHEFIPNFRRWANIIVYQFYQSPKADSIAINAVPMGGAILLATLYCEFYMF is encoded by the coding sequence ATGAATATAGTGATCCTTAGCGTTGTTATTTATGCTGCCCTCTATGACATTAGAGAGAATAAAATACCTAATCATGCCATTGTTGTTTTAATTTTTCTTGGGTTAGCTCAAGCAATTATTTCATCATTGGAAATAGGATCACTAGATTTTCATTACCTTACCGATGCCTTATTGGGGCTTATAGTAGGATTATTCGTTTCTATTACATTGCATTATCTCGGTCTATTTGGCGCTGGGGATGCAAAACTGCTCGCGGCACTGGGTATTGTGGTTGGTTTTCCTAACATATTATTATTAATTTCGATGTCTGTCGTTTTTTCCGGGGCATTATCATTACTATTAATGATTTGTAAACATGAATTCATACCCAACTTTAGACGCTGGGCAAATATTATCGTTTATCAATTCTATCAGTCACCTAAAGCTGATTCCATTGCGATAAATGCTGTTCCTATGGGTGGGGCTATTTTACTCGCCACACTCTATTGCGAATTTTATATGTTTTAA
- a CDS encoding phospho-sugar mutase, producing the protein MKTIISRWLSRDPDPNTRYELQRLIDSQESAELEDRFNGRLEFGTAGLRGIVGAGPNRMNRLVIQETAIGLAHYLKAQEHDAEFRGVVIGYDGRPDSKQFACDAASALTAHGIKVYLTIRVAATPLVAFGVKHLGAAAGIVVTASHNPPAYNGFKVYWGNGAQIIPPHDSGIAAEIDLAAQQELHLMDLEIAHQQGLLVWLDDDFYQEYRRTMNENPLLSNHTQPDGISLAYTAMHGVGANMAETLLHDAGFNHVYSVAAQREPDGAFPTVNFPNPEEPGAMDMVIAEAKSHGATLACANDPDADRFAVAVQLDNGEYKMLTGDQVGVLFGHYLLSHAKPEQNLVGATIVSSSLLEQIAKSAGANYYQTLTGFKWLTNVGMKQETETSQFLFAYEEALGYTVGSEVWDKDGLSALVAFAQLTAELASNGQTIWDQLEAIYREHGLYLNAQQSIALDPAAPPIGDKLRANPVMQIAGQIVLQTDDLKSSKRTFQDGTVEDIDLPESDVLIYHLDSGARVVVRPSGTEPKLKCYYEVVEPMIHEDTLEHAQQRAESAMNDLILQHQASIAS; encoded by the coding sequence ATGAAGACTATAATTTCTCGTTGGCTATCAAGAGACCCTGATCCTAACACTCGATATGAACTACAACGACTGATTGATTCGCAAGAGTCAGCCGAGTTAGAAGATCGCTTCAACGGTCGTTTAGAGTTTGGCACCGCAGGGTTAAGAGGGATTGTTGGTGCAGGGCCTAATCGAATGAATCGGTTAGTGATCCAAGAAACAGCTATTGGTTTAGCGCATTATTTAAAAGCGCAAGAACATGACGCTGAATTTAGAGGGGTGGTGATTGGTTACGATGGCAGACCTGATTCAAAGCAATTTGCTTGCGATGCGGCATCAGCATTAACGGCTCATGGCATAAAGGTTTATCTTACGATACGCGTTGCGGCAACACCTCTTGTTGCATTTGGGGTTAAACACCTAGGAGCAGCTGCTGGTATTGTGGTAACCGCCAGCCATAACCCTCCGGCTTACAATGGCTTTAAAGTATATTGGGGCAATGGGGCGCAAATTATTCCACCGCATGATTCAGGTATTGCCGCTGAAATTGATCTTGCCGCGCAACAAGAACTGCATTTGATGGATTTAGAAATAGCCCATCAACAAGGGCTATTAGTGTGGCTTGATGATGATTTCTACCAAGAATACCGGCGAACCATGAATGAAAACCCATTACTTTCAAATCATACTCAACCTGATGGTATCAGCCTTGCCTATACCGCCATGCATGGTGTCGGCGCGAATATGGCAGAAACACTGTTACACGATGCAGGCTTTAATCATGTGTACAGTGTTGCTGCACAACGTGAACCAGACGGTGCATTCCCAACGGTTAACTTCCCCAACCCTGAAGAACCCGGTGCGATGGATATGGTGATAGCAGAAGCCAAAAGCCATGGTGCGACTTTAGCCTGTGCAAATGACCCAGATGCTGATCGCTTTGCTGTTGCTGTGCAGCTAGATAATGGTGAATACAAGATGCTAACGGGCGATCAAGTCGGCGTGCTCTTTGGTCATTATTTGTTATCACATGCAAAACCTGAGCAAAATTTAGTTGGTGCGACGATCGTATCTTCAAGCTTATTAGAGCAAATAGCGAAATCTGCTGGTGCTAATTATTATCAAACACTAACGGGCTTTAAATGGTTAACGAATGTAGGCATGAAACAAGAAACGGAAACCAGTCAATTCTTGTTCGCTTATGAAGAAGCCTTGGGTTATACCGTCGGCAGTGAAGTGTGGGATAAAGATGGTTTGTCGGCTTTGGTGGCATTTGCCCAATTAACCGCAGAGTTAGCCAGTAACGGGCAAACAATATGGGATCAGCTCGAGGCTATTTATCGTGAGCATGGTCTGTATCTTAATGCTCAGCAAAGTATTGCACTCGACCCAGCAGCACCGCCTATTGGTGATAAGTTACGGGCTAACCCGGTAATGCAAATTGCAGGTCAAATTGTTTTGCAAACCGATGATTTGAAGTCATCTAAGCGAACGTTTCAAGATGGGACGGTTGAAGATATAGATTTACCCGAGAGTGATGTATTGATTTACCATTTAGACAGTGGGGCACGTGTTGTTGTACGCCCTTCAGGAACAGAGCCTAAGTTAAAATGCTACTACGAAGTTGTAGAACCAATGATTCATGAAGATACCCTAGAGCATGCTCAGCAACGGGCAGAATCAGCAATGAATGACTTGATTCTGCAGCATCAAGCATCTATTGCCAGCTAG